The genomic region GAAATAAAAAAACAATTGAGAAAGTTATCCTCCGAAGAGAATCTAGATCTCTTGGTAGTGGAATGCGGCGGAACTGTAGGAGATATTGAAAGCTTACCTTTTTTGGAAGCATTAAGACAGATGGAGTTAGAAGATGGGTATACGAATACTTTCTTTGTTCATGTTACCCTGGCGCCTGTTTTAGATACGGTCGGGGAGCAAAAAACAAAACCCACTCAACATAGCGTACAGGAATTACGTAGGATAGGTATTCAACCAGACTTATTGGCAGTGAGATGTAAAACTCCGTTAACGAAAGAAACAATCAGAAAAATTTCATTGTTTGCTAGTATTCCGATGGATTGTGTAATGTCTAGCCATGACGCACCTTCAATTTATTCTGTTCCCGAAATTTTATATGATCAAGGGATTACAACAGTAATTTCAAAGAGTTTGAATTTGAAGCTGACCCCGAGAATTTTGAAATGGAATAAGATTGCCAACTCCTTCCTAAAATTCAACGGAAGTGTGAAAATAGGGATAATTGGAAAATACGTAGATTTGAAAGATAGTTATGTAAGTGTATCTCAGGCGTTACTACATGCTGGTGCTAAGTTCGGCAAGGAAATAGTTATTGATTGGATAGATTCAGAAAGATTCGAATTTCATCGGTCTAATAAAAATAATGCAAAGACTAGTACAAAGATTTTTGATTGTTTAAGTGAATATGATGGTATATTAGTTCCGGGTGGATTCGGAAGTAGGGGTAGCGAAGGTATAATCAGTTCGTGCAATTTCGCAAGGGTGAATAACGTTCCTTTCTTAGGGATTTGTTTTGGATTCCAACTTGCAATCGTAGAGTTTGCGAGAAATGTTTGTAAGCTAATTGGGGCCAATTCAACAGAAATAAATTCTGAGGCCAACAATCCGGTGGTGCTTTATATGCCAGAACAGAAACAAGTCAAGGCAATGGGAGGCACAATGAGATTAGGCCTTCACAACATCCATATCAAATCTGGTTCTTTTGCTTCGAAAATATATCGTAAAAATATTGTTCAAAAACGTCATAGGCATAGGTATGAATTTAATCAAGAATATAGAAATCTCATTGAAGAAAACGGCATGAAATTTACGGGGTCGTCAGATGAGGGAAAAAGGATTGAAATTCTAGAAATACCATTTCACAAGTTTTATCTAGGTATTCAGTATCATGGTGAATTTCATAGTCGACCGGGATTTCCAGAACCAGCATTTGAAAATTTCATAAAGGCAACTCTTGAAGGTAAGAATTTAACTGAAAGCCTTTCTTAAATTCTATATCTTTAATTCATAAATTTTTTGTCTAGCATCTCGCAAGGAAATTTTCTTTTTTACGTAGCCACGGTTTAACAGGTGAGACAGCGATAACCTAATGGTTCTCTCTGGTAGCATTGTCTTACTAATTAAGTCCTTTTGGGTCATGGCACCTTCATATTCTAATGTTTTGAGAATTAGTTTAGCACTGGGTGGCATACGTAAAAGATCTTCAGCGTACTTTACTTTTTTTTCTATTATTCTGGTGGCTGAATAATTGTTATTTAGCGTTACTAACCTAGCTGGAAATTCATGTTTGTTACATTGCAATTTATCTGTTATCTTAACCCGGGATGTTCCATCCAATATTACCTCACAATGGTGACTTGATGTTATATCCACTATTTCTACAAGACTTTCATCAGATACAATGAGCGGGCGTCTAGTATTGTCCAATGAGTTGACTGAAACCACTACAACAACGTTTGAATTCTGGAGAACAATAGGACCACCAGCTGACATCGCATACGCAGTGGAACCAATAGGCGTAGCTATAATTACTCCATCACTGTTATCGTGCCAAATATCTTTATTGTTTATCCTGAGAAAATGTTCCATTAGGATAGCACTCTTGCTCGAAAAAATTGCTACGTCATTGAGAACCGGTTCTATTTCTTTGTCATCTACCTTAACAGCTAATCTTTCTTCTTCCCTTATTTCGTAGTTTCCCGACTTGAGCGATTCTTTTATTAGATCAATGCCTTTCACATCTAACTGGGCCAGAAATCCTGTCGAATTCGATTCATAGAGGCCCAAAACAGGAGCCGACTGCACCGATGTTTTATGAAAATAATTAAGAATGCCTCTGTCGCCACCAGGTACTAATACCATGTCTACATCCTTAGCAACTTCTGGGTTTGAACTATTCATAATTTGTGTATGTATGTGTGAATCTTCTAGTGTTTTTACCACTTGAGTTAATATCGTTGAATCTTTACCGGTAAATCCTGACAAAGCAATTCGCATTATAATGAATCTTTGTTTAATTAAGGTAATTTAATAAAGTTTGTTTTTATTTACTTTTTTTATCTAATCAACTACCTTAAATTTGATGGTATTGTAGAAATAGGATGCAAACCTCTCGACTGAATTAATCCTTTGTGGAACTTTTCGAACGCCTCTCTTTTTTGATTCCAGTGAAGAAATTACCGATCCGGCTCCAAAACATATAGCCCAAAGCGGGTCCCGTTCTTTTAAATAAGCGCAGGTGAATCCAGTTGCTAGAATATCACCCAGGCCCGTATGGTCAGGGCTGTCGATTTTTTTAAACTTTATAGTATAAACAATATTCTTATGCAAAAAAATAATGGTATTACTACCAGTAGATATTACAAATTCGAGACTGAACTTATTCCTTATCTTTATCATTCCTTCAACTGAAGAAGTCCCTCCGGTAAGAGCGGATAATTCTTCTTCATCAGCCTTTATAGCAGTCACTCCTTTGAGATCCAGATCAATACTCTTTCTGTTTAATACTAGCCCTTCATTGTTTTCATAACGGAGAAATCCTTGGGGATCAATCATGATGAATCTGCCCCCATAATTATCCACTACACTTCGGAGTGTGTTTTGAGAAATTTCTTCAAATATTGGGCTCAATAAAATCGCGTCGCTATCAACAAAATCATTCACATTAAGTTCAGAACAAGATGACAAAAGGTAAAGCTGGCGTCCACCATTCTTGTTCAAAATTAACCTAAATTTGGTAGTAGGACTTGTCTTGTCAAGTTGGTTATCAGTTAAAAAAATGTTACAGTCTTTCAACAAGTGTACTTTTCCCGCCATATCGTTTCCAACTCTGGTTGCAGCAAAAGTGGTAAAGTTGAATGTTTTTGCTAAAAGAGACCCATAGCAAACCGGCCCTCCCAGACTTTCTGTCTTTTCACCCTCTAGATCTACTATCTCATCTAATGCTACATGTGAAGCAATACAAATTTTCATGAACTTTATCTTTCATTTTTCAAAAATTTCAAAGCAACATAATAAGGTTATCATAAGATTTAAAGGATAGGAATAGTTTCAAAAATAATGGATGCCTAAGAAAAGAACCAGTAGGGGAAGAACTAAAGGTGGAAAGGGAAGTTCAGGAACCGTTCATTGCAGTCAATGTGGTGCAATGGTGCCCAGAGATAAAGCAAAGAAAATCACAGGAAGGATCACCCTTGTTGAGCCTCAATTAGCAAAAGAATTGAAAGCACAAGGTGCTTATATTGCCCCTTCAACAGATGTCAAATTTTATTGTGTTTCGTGCGCGGTACACAGAGGTATAGTAAAAGTAAGATCGCAAAGCGATAGACGAAACTCAGGAAAATTAGGCTAGATATTTTTAATGGCTAAAGCATTGGATTGGTAAATACTCTCTAAGAATATTTGCCAATAGGCAAAATACACTGCTAGGAAGTATTACTTGATTTTTAGTTTAAAAAAATTTGTGTATTTATTGGTTATTTTCAGGATTTTGATTCGTTCTAGGAGATGGCTTTGTAGTATTGTTATTGTTAGTATCGGTATTACTAGAGGTGTTGGATTCCGTATTGTTATTGTTAGTATCGGTATTACTAGAGGTGTTGGATTCCGTATTGTTATTGTTAGTATCGGTATTACTAGAGGTGTTGGATGCAGCGTTACCTTTGGTAAATTTTTTATAGATCTCATCCTCGCCCTCTTGCTCAAAGACAATTTGAGCAACATTTCTTCCTGTTTCGTTTGGATCAGTCTTATCCAGAAATTCAGCTTTAGTAACTGTTTTTGATGCAGCTGATGGCGGAGGAGGGGATGTTGTGGTCGAGGTTGATTTGG from Candidatus Nitrosocosmicus arcticus harbors:
- a CDS encoding PfkB family carbohydrate kinase, whose amino-acid sequence is MKICIASHVALDEIVDLEGEKTESLGGPVCYGSLLAKTFNFTTFAATRVGNDMAGKVHLLKDCNIFLTDNQLDKTSPTTKFRLILNKNGGRQLYLLSSCSELNVNDFVDSDAILLSPIFEEISQNTLRSVVDNYGGRFIMIDPQGFLRYENNEGLVLNRKSIDLDLKGVTAIKADEEELSALTGGTSSVEGMIKIRNKFSLEFVISTGSNTIIFLHKNIVYTIKFKKIDSPDHTGLGDILATGFTCAYLKERDPLWAICFGAGSVISSLESKKRGVRKVPQRINSVERFASYFYNTIKFKVVD
- a CDS encoding NAD(+)/NADH kinase, with the protein product MRIALSGFTGKDSTILTQVVKTLEDSHIHTQIMNSSNPEVAKDVDMVLVPGGDRGILNYFHKTSVQSAPVLGLYESNSTGFLAQLDVKGIDLIKESLKSGNYEIREEERLAVKVDDKEIEPVLNDVAIFSSKSAILMEHFLRINNKDIWHDNSDGVIIATPIGSTAYAMSAGGPIVLQNSNVVVVVSVNSLDNTRRPLIVSDESLVEIVDITSSHHCEVILDGTSRVKITDKLQCNKHEFPARLVTLNNNYSATRIIEKKVKYAEDLLRMPPSAKLILKTLEYEGAMTQKDLISKTMLPERTIRLSLSHLLNRGYVKKKISLRDARQKIYELKI
- the pyrG gene encoding glutamine hydrolyzing CTP synthase, which translates into the protein MTNSPKFIFVTGGVMSGLGKGIVASSIAKLLQLCGLKVTCIKIDPYLNYDAGTMNPLTHGEVFVTDDGGECDMDIGNYERFLNISLKSSHNLTAGRIFSNVIELERQGKYLGQCVQIIPHITDEIKKQLRKLSSEENLDLLVVECGGTVGDIESLPFLEALRQMELEDGYTNTFFVHVTLAPVLDTVGEQKTKPTQHSVQELRRIGIQPDLLAVRCKTPLTKETIRKISLFASIPMDCVMSSHDAPSIYSVPEILYDQGITTVISKSLNLKLTPRILKWNKIANSFLKFNGSVKIGIIGKYVDLKDSYVSVSQALLHAGAKFGKEIVIDWIDSERFEFHRSNKNNAKTSTKIFDCLSEYDGILVPGGFGSRGSEGIISSCNFARVNNVPFLGICFGFQLAIVEFARNVCKLIGANSTEINSEANNPVVLYMPEQKQVKAMGGTMRLGLHNIHIKSGSFASKIYRKNIVQKRHRHRYEFNQEYRNLIEENGMKFTGSSDEGKRIEILEIPFHKFYLGIQYHGEFHSRPGFPEPAFENFIKATLEGKNLTESLS
- a CDS encoding 30S ribosomal protein S26e, coding for MPKKRTSRGRTKGGKGSSGTVHCSQCGAMVPRDKAKKITGRITLVEPQLAKELKAQGAYIAPSTDVKFYCVSCAVHRGIVKVRSQSDRRNSGKLG